The following nucleotide sequence is from Saccharothrix texasensis.
CACGTCTCAAGGCTAGGTGGTGGGACCGCAGGGTGCCAGCGGTCTGAAGTGGCTCGACTCACCGATCCGCAGGTGGTGCGTCGGTGAATACGTTTGAAGGTGATCGTTGCGGGATACAAGTCACCTCCAATTGCTGACCTTGCACGACCTCGACAAGCGCATCTGCGCAGGGACGTCCACGTCAACAGCAACGGCACGGTGGTCGGCGTTCCTCCTTTGACGTGCCGATCCGCGCAAGGACCAACAGGGCCACGGCTGTGCGTCGCACGCAGGCTGTCCGTCCTGCGTCTCCAGGGAGGAGACGTGGCCCTGCTGGTGAACGTAAGGTACAGAGTGTATCTACACACCGTCGATACACCGAAAGTGTGGATGCTTCCGAGTGATCACCCCGACTAGGGTTCAGCCGTGACAGCAAGGCAGAGCGGCCCCACCAAGCGCAGGAGGCGACTCGGGCAGCTCCTCCGCACCCTCCGGGACGAGCGGTCCGTCAGCGTCGAGGCCGTGATGGAGCGGTTGCACTGCTCGGACGCCACGGTCAGCAGGTTCGAGACCGGGAAGTCGTTGATCAAGCACAGCGACCTTGAGGTCCTGCTGGACTTCCTCTCCGCCGACGACGACACGCGACGTCAGGCGTTCGAGATGTGGGCCGACGCCTCCCAGATCGGCAGGCAGCCCGAGTACCTCAACGCACTGCCCCGGAAGTTCCGCGCCTACGTCCGCCTGGAGGCCGAAGCTTCCCGCGGCTTGTTCCTGCAACCCCTGCTCGTGCCGGGCCTGCTCCAGACAGAGGACTACGCCCGCGCCATCCACACCGCCGATAAGTTCGTCCCACGCGACGGCATCGAGAAGTCCGTAGCCGCTCGGGTGTCCCGTCAGCGCGTCCTGACCGGCCCCGACCCGCTCCAGGTCCACGCAGTCGTGGACGAAGCCGTGATCCGGCGAGTCATCGGCGGTACGGCAGTCATGCGCAAGCAGCTGGAGCGGCTGCTGGAGCTGGGCGGGCAGCCCAACGTGACGATCCAGGTCCTGCCGTTCGGAGTCGGCGCCATCGGCACGATGAGCGGTCCGGTGACCATCTTGGAGTTCCCCGACCCCGAGGACCCGCCGAACGTCTACCTCGAACACCCCGCAGGCGGCGAGTGGGTCGAAGCCCCGTCCGCCGTAGCGGACTTCATCAGCGTGTTTGATGGAGCCGCATCGGTCGCTCTGAGTGCGTCGGAGTCGACCGACTTGATCTCTGCGGCCATCGCAGACCTGGGCAGCAAGTGAGGAGTGTGGCCACGATGGACCTGTCCGACATCGTCTGGCGCAAGTCAAGCCGCAGCGGCGGCAACAACGAGTGCGTCGAACTGGCCGTCACGGAGACCGGCACAGCGTTCCGCGACAGCAAGGCACCGGCCGCCGGGCTCCTGACGTTCCAGGACTCCGGATACCGGCGCTTTCTGTCCGCCATCAGGTCGGGAAGCTTGGACGTCTGACCGGCACTACTACTGTCGACGTGCAGGTTGCCGCCCGTAGCCCCGGACGGGTATAGGTGCACCTGTCCGCCCTGATGATCACACCTCAAGGGCAAAGTCGCTCGCGGTCTCGGCTGGCCCGAGTGAGCGTTGGTTGGAAGTGGCAAGGCCTTATGTCTATCGGCGAAGGACTGCCATCGGCGGAGCTTGGATACGCTCTGCGTTTGCACCACCGCAAGGCGATTTGGTGAGCGTTACTCGACTTCATTTTGCTTGTAGGCACGGACGTATGCAGTGAGCTGTAATGCCGATTGAGTTGTGAGCGAAACTCCTGGTAAGGGGCGCTAGCCGACCGGTGTTGTGCGGCCAGCGGGTCCATTGACTTGGTCGTGCCGCCTGTTCAGTGGAGGTGGGTCGTGGTCGTTGCGCGCAGTAAGCGGTGGGTGTGGGTGGGGCGCGGCGTTTTCGGTGTCATCGTGGCGGGTCTAGTGGTGTATCTCGTCGTGGTGGGACTGGACGAGGCCGACAAGCTGGGCAGCACCATCGGTGGTGTCGTGGCAGTGGTGGCGTTGGTGGCGCCGTACCTGTGGCCGCGGGCAGGTGGACGGGAGGGCGTGGTGGTGTCCGACGACGTCGGGACGGGCGAGGTCGTGGTGGAGGACTCCGGGGACGCAGAGGCCGAGGGGGGTGGTGAGGCGAACACCGGTGCCGAGACCGCAACCGACGACACGGGCTCCGTTCGCGTGACGAAGACGGGTAGGGCGGTAGCAAACGGCCCTGGTTCGGTGGCCAACACCGGTGTCCGACGAGTGCCCCGCTCGTGACCACCCAGGAACCGCAGCCACCAGGGGTGCGGGATGCGGCGGAGGTCCGGGACTCGGGTGAGGCGAGCGCCGACAACGGCGGTGTGGCCAACTCCGGGGTGATGCGTGATGTGCATGTCGAGCATCACCATCACCATCCGCCTGCGACGCCGGCACCGGTGTGGCCGGTATTGGTGGGAACGCCTCCGCCCTTGGCCTCAGCCTTCCAGCCTCGGGAGGCGGTACGGGAACGGGTTCTGGCCGCACGCCGTCAGGGCGAGGACGTGGTGCTCGCACAGCAGGACACCGAGCGGCGTGACGTGGTGGGGACACGAGTGCTGGCGGGCGGGGGCGGTGTCGGCAAGTCCCAACTGGCCGCGTGGTTCGTCGACCAGGCCATCAATGCGGGCACGGACTTGGTGGTGTGGGTCAACGCCTCAACACCGGAGCAGGTGATTACCGCCTACGCCACTGCGGCCCTGCGAGCAGCGGTGCCCGGCGTTGATGGCAGCAACCCGGCCACGGACGCCACAGCATTCGTGACGTGGCTACGCACCACCGACCGAACCTGGTTGATCGTGCTCGACGACGTGACCGACCCCACCCATCTGAAGGACATGTGGCCCCCGCACCGACCGGGCGGGTGGACACTGGCCACCACTCGACTGCGTGAGGCATCGCTCACCGGCTCCGGCCGCCGACGCGTCGACATTGACACCTTCACCCCCGTCGAGTCCGCCCGCTACCTACACGACCGGCTCACTGACGACGACTGCGCCCACCTGCTCGACGAAAGTGTCCCGGCGTTGGGCGAGGCGCTAGGGCACCTGCCCTTGGCGCTGTCGCACGCTGCGGCCTTCATGCTCGACCAGGACGAGACCTGCGCGGCGTACCTGGCCCGCTACATCGCTGGAGACGAGCGGCTGGACGAACTGATGCCAGCGGGTGTGGATCCGGATGCTTACGGCAGGCCGGTGGCCGTTGCGCTCTTGCTCTCCCTCGATGCCGCGGACACTCGCGCACCGGTAGGGCTGGCCCGCCCGGCCCTGGCGTTGGCCGCAGTGCTCGACCCAGACGGACATCCCGACACTCTCTGGGCTACCCCAGTGGTCACCGACTACCTGACCGCCCACCGCACCCGCCACACTGACGACCCGGTCACCCCGGAGCAGGCGCGTCAGGTCTTGCGGACACTGCACCGCTACGCCCTGATCGCCCACCATCCCGGCGACGGCCACCGCGCCGTACGTATCCATGCCCTCACGGCCCGCGCAGCTCGGGAAACTACGCCCTTCCATCTCGTCACTCACACCGCAGCCGACGCACTCCTACAACTGTGGCCCGACAACGATCACATCACCACCAGCTTACTGACCGCATTGCTGGCCAACACCAGCACCTTGGTCACCATCGTAGGTGATCTCCTCTGGCGACCGGACGGCCACCCACTTCTCTATAAGGCGGGCACCAGCCTGCTCCGCACCCACCTTCACACTTCGGCCAT
It contains:
- a CDS encoding tetratricopeptide repeat protein — translated: MTTQEPQPPGVRDAAEVRDSGEASADNGGVANSGVMRDVHVEHHHHHPPATPAPVWPVLVGTPPPLASAFQPREAVRERVLAARRQGEDVVLAQQDTERRDVVGTRVLAGGGGVGKSQLAAWFVDQAINAGTDLVVWVNASTPEQVITAYATAALRAAVPGVDGSNPATDATAFVTWLRTTDRTWLIVLDDVTDPTHLKDMWPPHRPGGWTLATTRLREASLTGSGRRRVDIDTFTPVESARYLHDRLTDDDCAHLLDESVPALGEALGHLPLALSHAAAFMLDQDETCAAYLARYIAGDERLDELMPAGVDPDAYGRPVAVALLLSLDAADTRAPVGLARPALALAAVLDPDGHPDTLWATPVVTDYLTAHRTRHTDDPVTPEQARQVLRTLHRYALIAHHPGDGHRAVRIHALTARAARETTPFHLVTHTAADALLQLWPDNDHITTSLLTALLANTSTLVTIVGDLLWRPDGHPLLYKAGTSLLRTHLHTSAITYWHDTTAQAYRILGADHPDTLTAQANLANSYWQAGRTNDAIVIEEKVVADSMRLLGPEHPSTLTAQANLASSYWQAGRTNDATDLLEKVVADSMRLFGPEHPDTLTAQGNLASSYWQAGRTNDATDLLEKVVADRLRLLGPEHPDTLTAQANLANSYSRAGRTNDATDLLEKVVADRLRLLGPEHPSTLTAQANLANFYWQAGRTNDATDLLEKVVADRLRLFGPEHPDTLTAQANLANSYSRAGRTNDATDLLEKVVADSMRLLGPEHPDTLTAQANLANSYRQAGRTNDATDLLEKVVADSMRLLGPEHPSTLTAQGNLANSYWQAGRTNDAIDLLEKVVADSMRLLGPEHPSTLTAQGNLASSYWQAGRTNDAIDLLEKVVADSMRLLGPEHPSTLTAQGNLASSYWQAGRTNDAIDLLEKVVADSMRLLGPEHPDTLTATEALINWQAKS
- a CDS encoding DUF5753 domain-containing protein, which codes for MTARQSGPTKRRRRLGQLLRTLRDERSVSVEAVMERLHCSDATVSRFETGKSLIKHSDLEVLLDFLSADDDTRRQAFEMWADASQIGRQPEYLNALPRKFRAYVRLEAEASRGLFLQPLLVPGLLQTEDYARAIHTADKFVPRDGIEKSVAARVSRQRVLTGPDPLQVHAVVDEAVIRRVIGGTAVMRKQLERLLELGGQPNVTIQVLPFGVGAIGTMSGPVTILEFPDPEDPPNVYLEHPAGGEWVEAPSAVADFISVFDGAASVALSASESTDLISAAIADLGSK
- a CDS encoding DUF397 domain-containing protein, yielding MDLSDIVWRKSSRSGGNNECVELAVTETGTAFRDSKAPAAGLLTFQDSGYRRFLSAIRSGSLDV